One part of the Lotus japonicus ecotype B-129 chromosome 2, LjGifu_v1.2 genome encodes these proteins:
- the LOC130741106 gene encoding protein MAIN-LIKE 2-like, giving the protein MKNRKRSHASSEDVGATEDRHRRLHASSRRGDHAATSQAVEASAPVVSPPSPMIEVPLVDYPPSPTVEIPTVVSPPSPMVESSGEESSGEESSGEESSGEESSGEESSGEASSGMGGSDEDSIPPPTVDADVLPPEQGEQGAQGGEEDLIQRLPPFPGGPVELSLLTHYADHKAPWAWHALLRTDERYVDRRQLKVATAGGKVWNLACDGDSDSHRRVRELIEQTGLHQLPYCSYPVTDAGLILALVERWHEETSSFHMPFGEMTITLDDVSALLHLPMGSRFYTPGRGERDECAALCAQLMGGSVGIYEAEFDTNRSQTIRFGVLQTRYEAALAEHRYEDAARIWLVNQLGATLFASKSGGYHTTVYWIGMLEDLGRVCEYAWGAIALATLYDQLSRASRRGTAQMGGFTSLLLGWVYEYLSDRVIIRRADPEYSQDQPRARRWAMSRVGHAGLDERRVMLDELTVDDVIWTPFEDHRAHRPRDPRAMYSGYIRSPFGRVVRRHLPERVLRQFGFIQDVPRHPSEIQTSGSLAETADAAFAEFAPHLRPQGIPATYPGEAVEDYMRWYSAVSHWFIIPDDRREEFSAVTVMRRAVDLLEQSLEVPDAPAEGTHSRSLTERALDLIRSNAFIGTQGVAFAAVRGARAAGGRGRGDRARGGRGRGGRARGEGAPAEGARGGRGRGGRARGPRGRRGAGRGRGE; this is encoded by the exons atgaagaacagaaagaggtctcatgcttctagtgaggatgtcggggctactgaggatagacaccggcggttacatgcttctagccggcgcggcgatcatgctgcaacctctcaggcggtggaggcttcagctccagttgtttctccgccgtctcccatgattgaggttcctctggttgattatccgccgtctcccacggttgagatacctacagttgtttctccgccctctcccatggttgagtcatcaggcgaggagtcctcaggcgaggagtcctcaggcgaggagtcctcaggcgaggagtcttccggcgaggagtcatcaggcgaggcctcatccggcatgggaggatctgacgaggatagtattcctccgcctactgttgatgctgatgtcctgccgccagagcagggggagcagggggcacagggtggcgaggaggacctgatccagaggttgccgccgtttccgggggggcctgttgagctatcgctcctcacccattatgctgatcacaaggctccctgggcgtggcatgcactcctacgcacagacgagcggtatgtggaccgtcgacagttgaaggtggccacagctggggggaaggtttggaaccttgcttgtgatggtgattcagacagtcacaggcgggttcgagagttgattgagcagacgggtcttcatcagctaccatattgcagctacccggtgacagatgcaggccttattttggcccttgtggagcgatggcatgaggagactagtagcttccacatgccgttcggggagatgactatcaccttggacgacgtgtcggctcttctccatctccccatggggtcgaggttctatacgcctgggaggggggagagggacgagtgtgcagcgctctgtgctcagttgatgggaggatctgttggtatttatgaggctgagtttgatacgaataggtcccagactattcgctttggggtcttgcagacccggtatgaggctgcgttggcgg agcaccgatatgaggacgctgcacggatttggctggtgaaccagctaggcgccacgctctttgctagcaagagcggaggctaccatacgaccgtctactggatagggatgttggaggatcttggtcgagtgtgcgagtacgcgtggggcgcgattgcgctcgctacgctatacgaccagcttagtcgagcgtccaggagggggacggcccagatgggaggttttacctcgctcctgctaggatgggtctacgagtacctttctgaccgcgtcattatccgtagggcggatccggagtactcgcaggaccagcctagggcgcggcggtgggctatgtcccgggtcgggcatgcaggccttgatgagaggcgagtcatgctcgatgagctgacggtggatgacgttatatggaccccatttgaggaccatcgggctcatcgaccacgggatccgagggccatgtattctggctacatccggtcgccatttggccgtgttgttcgacggcatctaccagagagggttctgcgccagtttggcttcatacaggatgtccctcgacacccctctgagatccagacgtctgggtcccttgctgagaccgcagatgctgcctttgctgagtttgcgccgcacctccgccctcaggggatccccgctacatatccgggagaggctgtggaggattacatgaggtggtacagCGCTGTGTCCCattggttcatcatccctgatgataggagggaggagttcagtgcagtg actgttatgcgtcgggccgtggacttgttggagcagtcactcgaggtgccagatgctcctgcagagggcacgcattcccgatccctcactgagagggcgctggatcttattagatccaatgccttcattggtacccagggggtagcctttgctgctgtccgaggagctagagctgcaggaggcagaggtcgtggagacagagcgcgtggaggcagaggccgtggaggcagagcccgtggagagggtgctcctgcagagggtgcgcgtggaggcagaggccgtggaggcagagcccgtggacctagaggtcgtagaggggccggtaggggtcggggcgagtga
- the LOC130737301 gene encoding uncharacterized protein LOC130737301 has translation MLRDCKGDLATSWDASHSLTCNRHTEILASFERSIHRIDHIFMFPFYTNIRGFVSNKCLQLIDDEHIRMKSYGGCDCLLRETHGLPCGCELAGYERIPYESIHPFWKRLSWEHVPEPVADTTSNHICGMNHGDMQPEVEALTHYFSSLDTGGQSMVRRKLQAIYCPESSSLCTPAVKIRSKRTLKANEKIPPKNKAIGSLTRDLSGFEHVDREIREAKKVSQPPKKKKRVKKSDTSYFMGHFPAFFHPYIQTVQNVEDDGNCGYRAVATLLGLPSGEESWSWVRAALIEELERHRGLYDEMWSRHVVNALHSRLTLPPGDPATEDKGMQLPEMGYLVATRFQVVFISISSTGCWSYLPLRGEGPPDVHPVIAVGHVINHFVQLHLTPGHSMPPIALQWERYVDPTSVSWCAPYGTRLGRFT, from the exons atgttacgggattgcaagggtgacctggccacttcatgggatgcgtcgcatagtttgacatgtaatcgacatactgaaatattagcatcgtttgagcgcagtattcacagaattgatcacattttcatgttcccattttacacaaatattagaggatttgtgtcaaacaaatgcctacagctcatcgacgatgaacatataagaatgaagtcctacggcggatgcgattgcttgttgagagagactcatggactaccttgcggttgtgaacttgcag gttatgaaagaattccatatgagtcaattcatccattctggaagagactgagttgggagcatgtacctgaacctgttgcagatactaccagcaaccatatttgcggcatgaaccatggagatatgcaaccagaagttgaggcattgacacattatttcagttctttggatactggagggcagagtatggtaaggaggaagcttcaagcgatctattgtcctgaaagcagttcacTTTGTACTCCTGCGGTTAAGATAAGGTCCAAGCGCACTCTTAAGGCGAATGAGAAAATACCACCTAAGAAtaaagcaataggatccttgactcgtgatctttcaggttttgaacatgttgatagggagatcagagaggcaaagaaggtttcacaaccaccaaagaagaagaagcgtgtgaagaagtctgatacaagctatttcatgggtcattttccagcctttttccacccatatatacaaacagttcagaatgttgaggatgatggtaactgtggctatagagccGTTGCTACATTACTCGGACTACCATCAGGTGAGGAAAGTTGGTCATGGGTTAGGGCAGCGTTGATAGAAGAACTTGAACGACACAGAGGGttgtatgatgaaatgtggtccagacatgtggttaatgccttacattcccgactcactcttcctcctggtgatccggctaccgaggataaagggatgcaactgccagagatgggataccttgtagcaaccaggttccaagtGGTTTTCATATCCATCTCCTCTACGGGTTGTTGGTCATACCTTCCACTAAGAGGAGAAGGTCCACCGGATGTACATCCTGTTATAGCTGTTGGTCATGTGATtaatcactttgtacag ctccatctaactcctggacattctatgccgccaattgctctccagtggGAACGGTATGTTGATCCTACATCAGTAAGCTGGTGCGCCCCATATGGTACACGTTTAGGAAGATTCACATAA